A stretch of Desulfobaccales bacterium DNA encodes these proteins:
- the secA gene encoding preprotein translocase subunit SecA, whose product MIGYVLKKIFGSKNDRELRRLAPLVDHITALEPEFRKLSDAQLTAKTGEFKERLERGEELDDLLPEAFAAAREAAVRVLGLRPFDVQIIGGIVLHQGKIAEMKTGEGKTLVAVMPAYLNALTGEGVHIVTVNDYLARRDTEWMGGIYRLLGMTVGTIVHGLSDAERRQAYAADITYGTNNEFGFDYLRDNMKFSLEDMVQRGFNYAIVDEVDSILIDEARTPLIISGPAEESTELYYILNRVALQLVRDRDYTVDEKARSILITEEGIARAEKLLGVDNLYDPRHIELLHHLNQALKAHNLFKRDDEYIVKDGQVIIVDEFTGRLMPGRRYSDGLHQALEAKEGVRIENENQTLATITFQNYFRMYRKLAGMTGTADTEAEEFKKIYNLDVVIIPTHRKMIRVDHPDVIYKTAEEKFRAVVEEIKDCHQRGQPVLVGTTSIEKSELLSRMLKREGIKHEVLNAKHHEKEAQIVAQAGQLGMVTIATNMAGRGTDIVLGPGVVERGGLHIIGTERHEARRIDNQLRGRSGRQGDPGSSRFYLSLEDDLLRIFGGDRLKSLMERFGMEDGQPIEAQMVSNAIERAQKRVEAHNFDIRKHLLEYDNVMNKQREVIYAQRRQILSGENLEEDLLEMAEELVEDLVAEHTQDRIAEDWDLKGLQDAFQRQFGFRPDLVQADGDLTDYLTDLVRRRLEQKKSELGPELFRHLQQMVMLQIVDNHWKEHLLSMDHLRDGIGLRGYAQKDPLREYQREGYDMFMDLIHRIKADTVGTLFHLQVRPHQEPPPEARPAPAQLAYSHGGDAAPMPVNRKDKKVGRNAPCPCGSGKKYKKCCGK is encoded by the coding sequence ATGATTGGTTATGTCTTAAAAAAGATTTTCGGCAGCAAAAACGACCGGGAGCTGAGGCGTCTGGCGCCCCTGGTGGACCACATCACTGCCTTGGAGCCGGAATTCCGCAAGCTCTCCGACGCCCAGCTCACCGCCAAGACCGGGGAGTTCAAAGAGCGCCTGGAGCGGGGCGAGGAGCTGGACGACCTCCTCCCTGAGGCCTTCGCCGCTGCCCGGGAGGCCGCGGTGCGGGTCTTGGGGTTGCGCCCCTTCGACGTGCAGATCATCGGCGGCATCGTCCTTCACCAGGGCAAGATCGCCGAAATGAAGACGGGTGAAGGCAAAACCCTGGTGGCGGTCATGCCCGCCTACTTGAATGCCCTCACCGGCGAAGGGGTGCATATCGTCACGGTCAACGACTACCTGGCCCGCCGGGACACCGAGTGGATGGGGGGCATTTATCGCCTCCTGGGGATGACCGTGGGCACCATCGTCCATGGGCTCAGCGACGCCGAGCGCCGCCAGGCCTATGCCGCCGACATCACCTACGGCACCAACAACGAATTCGGTTTTGACTACCTCCGGGACAACATGAAGTTCTCCCTGGAGGACATGGTGCAGCGGGGCTTCAACTACGCCATCGTGGACGAAGTGGACTCCATCCTCATCGACGAAGCCCGCACCCCCCTCATCATCTCCGGCCCGGCAGAGGAGTCCACCGAGCTCTATTACATCCTCAACCGGGTGGCCCTGCAGCTTGTGAGGGACCGGGACTACACCGTGGATGAAAAGGCGAGGAGCATCCTCATCACCGAGGAGGGCATTGCCCGGGCCGAAAAGCTCCTGGGGGTGGACAATCTCTACGACCCCCGCCACATCGAGCTTTTGCACCACCTCAATCAGGCCCTCAAGGCCCACAACCTCTTCAAGCGGGATGACGAGTACATCGTCAAGGACGGCCAGGTCATCATCGTGGATGAGTTCACCGGCCGCCTCATGCCCGGCCGGCGCTACTCCGACGGCCTGCACCAGGCCCTGGAGGCCAAGGAAGGGGTGCGCATCGAAAATGAAAACCAGACCCTGGCCACCATCACCTTCCAGAACTACTTCCGCATGTACCGCAAGCTGGCGGGCATGACCGGCACCGCCGACACCGAAGCGGAGGAATTCAAAAAGATCTACAACCTGGACGTGGTCATCATCCCCACCCACCGCAAGATGATCCGGGTGGACCACCCGGACGTCATCTACAAGACCGCGGAGGAGAAATTCCGGGCGGTGGTGGAGGAGATCAAAGACTGCCACCAGCGGGGCCAACCGGTCCTGGTGGGCACCACCTCCATCGAGAAATCCGAGCTCTTAAGCCGGATGCTGAAGCGGGAGGGCATCAAGCACGAGGTCTTAAACGCCAAGCACCACGAAAAAGAGGCCCAGATCGTGGCCCAGGCGGGCCAGCTGGGGATGGTCACCATCGCCACCAACATGGCGGGCCGGGGCACCGACATCGTCCTGGGTCCCGGGGTGGTGGAGCGGGGCGGCCTGCACATCATCGGCACCGAGCGCCACGAGGCCCGGCGCATCGACAATCAGCTCCGGGGGCGCTCCGGCCGTCAGGGCGATCCCGGCTCCTCCCGTTTTTACCTCTCCCTGGAGGATGACCTGTTGCGCATCTTCGGGGGCGACCGCCTAAAAAGCCTCATGGAGCGCTTCGGCATGGAGGACGGCCAGCCCATCGAGGCCCAGATGGTCTCCAATGCCATCGAGCGGGCCCAGAAACGGGTGGAGGCCCACAACTTCGACATCCGCAAGCACCTCCTGGAATACGACAACGTCATGAACAAGCAGCGGGAGGTGATCTACGCCCAGCGCCGCCAGATCCTTTCCGGGGAGAACCTGGAGGAGGACCTCCTGGAGATGGCCGAGGAGCTGGTGGAGGACCTGGTGGCGGAGCACACCCAGGACCGCATCGCCGAGGACTGGGACCTCAAGGGCCTCCAGGACGCCTTTCAGCGCCAGTTCGGCTTCCGCCCCGACCTGGTGCAGGCCGACGGCGACCTCACCGATTATCTCACCGACCTGGTGCGCCGGCGCCTGGAGCAGAAAAAATCCGAGCTGGGGCCGGAGCTCTTCCGCCACCTGCAGCAGATGGTCATGCTGCAGATCGTGGACAACCACTGGAAGGAGCACCTTCTCAGCATGGACCACCTCCGGGACGGCATCGGCTTGCGGGGCTACGCCCAGAAGGATCCGCTTAGGGAATACCAGCGGGAGGGCTATGACATGTTCATGGACCTCATCCACCGCATCAAGGCGGATACCGTGGGCACCCTCTTCCACCTGCAGGTGCGGCCGCACCAGGAGCCGCCCCCCGAAGCCCGGCCGGCCCCGGCGCAGTTGGCCTACAGCCACGGCGGGGATGCCGCCCCGATGCCGGTGAACCGCAAGGACAAGAAGGTGGGGCGCAACGCCCCCTGCCCCTGCGGCAGCGGCAAGAAATACAAGAAGTGTTGCGGGAAATAA
- a CDS encoding N-acetyltransferase, with translation MIRKARIDEVPEIRRMLAEFSREGDVLPRTLASLYSHLRDYYVWREDDGPIQGIVALHVTWDGLGEIRSLVVVPERQRQGLGTALVSRCLEEARELGLRRVFALTTNERFFRRFGFRPIAKEALPPIVWADCVECVKFPDCDELPVMLELEA, from the coding sequence ATGATCCGCAAAGCCAGAATTGACGAGGTGCCGGAAATCCGGCGGATGCTGGCCGAGTTCTCCCGGGAGGGGGATGTACTGCCCCGCACCCTGGCCAGCCTCTACAGCCACCTGCGGGATTATTACGTCTGGCGGGAGGATGACGGCCCCATCCAGGGCATTGTGGCCCTGCACGTCACCTGGGACGGGCTGGGGGAGATCCGCTCCCTGGTGGTGGTGCCGGAGCGCCAGCGCCAGGGGCTGGGGACCGCTCTGGTGAGCCGCTGCCTGGAGGAGGCCCGGGAGCTGGGCCTGAGGCGGGTCTTCGCCCTCACCACCAATGAAAGATTCTTCCGGCGCTTCGGCTTCCGGCCCATCGCCAAGGAGGCCCTGCCCCCCATCGTCTGGGCGGACTGCGTGGAGTGCGTCAAGTTCCCGGACTGCGACGAACTGCCGGTGATGCTGGAGCTGGAGGCATGA
- a CDS encoding FAD-dependent oxidoreductase, with translation MTTYIIVGNGIAGNAAAETIRKLDPEGVIHLFSREPHPFYYTPALPEFLAGTKDLNRLIIHPLAWYQEKRIHFHPGVELVGGDAQARYVTDRQGKRYAYDRLLLATGSNSFVPPIPGADLPGVVTLRTLEDAKRIKEMAAHSRQAVLIGGGLLGLEAGNGLRQAGLTVTVVEFFPRLLPRQLDEAAAALLQRRLEAMGFRFYLGATTQEIVRAAGGLEVVLKSGERLPADMVLISAGVRPEVGLAKALGAKIDKGVVVDDYLRTSLPEVYAAGDAAEHQGQLYGIWPAAQEQGRIAGANMAGGQEVYRGTVPANTLKVVGIDLLSAGEIDADGKLEAAVVSDPEKGTYRKLVIQDNRLAGVILLGDLTGSAEIQAAIRAGKDVSGLKADFSRPDFDFSRLK, from the coding sequence GTGACCACGTATATCATCGTCGGCAACGGCATTGCCGGCAACGCCGCCGCGGAAACCATCCGCAAGCTGGACCCCGAGGGGGTCATCCACCTCTTTTCCCGGGAACCGCACCCCTTTTATTACACCCCGGCCCTGCCGGAGTTTCTGGCCGGCACCAAGGACCTGAACCGCCTCATCATCCATCCCCTGGCCTGGTACCAGGAGAAGCGCATCCATTTCCACCCCGGAGTGGAGCTGGTGGGCGGGGACGCCCAGGCCCGGTATGTCACCGACCGGCAGGGGAAGCGCTATGCCTATGACCGGCTGCTGCTGGCCACCGGCAGCAACTCCTTTGTGCCGCCCATCCCCGGCGCGGACCTCCCCGGCGTGGTGACGCTGCGCACCCTGGAGGACGCCAAGCGCATCAAGGAGATGGCGGCCCATTCCCGCCAAGCGGTCCTCATCGGCGGGGGGCTGTTAGGGTTAGAAGCGGGTAATGGCCTTCGGCAGGCGGGCCTGACGGTGACCGTGGTGGAATTCTTCCCCCGGCTTCTCCCCCGGCAGCTGGATGAGGCCGCGGCCGCCCTCCTGCAGCGCCGTCTGGAGGCCATGGGCTTCCGCTTTTATCTGGGGGCCACGACCCAGGAGATTGTCCGGGCGGCGGGCGGCCTTGAGGTGGTGCTGAAAAGCGGGGAGCGGCTCCCGGCGGACATGGTCCTCATCTCTGCCGGGGTACGGCCGGAGGTGGGCCTGGCCAAGGCCTTGGGGGCCAAGATCGACAAGGGCGTGGTGGTGGACGATTACCTGCGCACCAGCCTGCCGGAGGTTTATGCTGCCGGCGACGCGGCGGAGCATCAGGGCCAGTTGTATGGCATCTGGCCCGCCGCCCAGGAGCAGGGGCGCATCGCCGGGGCAAACATGGCAGGCGGCCAGGAGGTCTACCGGGGCACAGTGCCGGCCAACACCCTCAAGGTGGTGGGCATCGATCTCTTGTCCGCCGGGGAGATTGACGCCGACGGCAAGCTGGAGGCGGCGGTGGTGAGCGATCCCGAGAAGGGCACCTACCGCAAGCTGGTTATCCAGGATAACCGTTTGGCGGGGGTGATCCTCTTGGGTGACCTCACCGGCAGCGCCGAGATCCAGGCCGCCATCCGCGCCGGCAAGGACGTCTCGGGTCTCAAAGCCGACTTCAGCCGGCCCGACTTCGATTTTTCCCGCCTAAAATAA
- a CDS encoding pitrilysin family protein: protein MAALAAIQQATLSNGLTLLGVEYTRVPWVSLAFMCKRGAETDPPDKPGVADWTAELLTLGTTRRSQLELARDIEAMGAALAARGGWDATYVHLDGLAEDMETLVATLAEVVMTPAFPEAEFALLKERRRAELIQAADEPREVATRAFARLFFQGAPYGHAVRGELARLEALGLEDLKTWYAREFVPQEAVLVCVGMVPFPRLVAAAEQHFGAWQGGGPASPAWREAPARLATPGIYLLDRPELTQSEIRMGHLGLPRKHPDYFPVRLLNYILGEGGFSSRLMTRIRSELGLTYGIRSTFAWRRAPGPFVISTFTPADNTALAVKEIRQVVEEVREAGVTAQELAEAQSYYIGHFPLGLETPRALARQVLNIGLHDLGLDYLARYRERLAAVSLTEVRLAAQSHLHPENLVTLVVGPAARVKEPLAEIGPVTEFQAE, encoded by the coding sequence ATGGCCGCCTTGGCCGCCATTCAGCAGGCCACTTTGAGTAACGGTCTCACCCTCCTGGGAGTGGAATACACCCGGGTGCCCTGGGTCAGTCTGGCATTTATGTGCAAACGGGGGGCGGAGACCGATCCGCCGGACAAACCCGGGGTGGCGGACTGGACCGCGGAGCTCCTCACCCTGGGCACCACCCGGCGCAGCCAACTGGAGCTGGCCCGGGACATCGAGGCCATGGGCGCCGCCCTGGCCGCCCGGGGCGGCTGGGATGCCACCTACGTGCACCTGGACGGTCTGGCCGAGGATATGGAGACCCTGGTGGCCACCCTGGCGGAGGTGGTCATGACCCCGGCCTTCCCGGAGGCCGAATTCGCCCTCCTCAAGGAACGCCGCCGGGCGGAGCTCATCCAGGCGGCGGACGAGCCCCGGGAGGTGGCCACCCGGGCCTTTGCCCGGCTGTTCTTCCAGGGCGCGCCCTATGGACATGCGGTGCGGGGGGAGCTGGCCCGCCTGGAGGCGCTGGGTCTGGAAGATCTGAAAACGTGGTATGCCCGGGAGTTCGTCCCCCAGGAAGCGGTGCTGGTCTGCGTGGGCATGGTGCCTTTCCCCCGGCTGGTGGCGGCGGCGGAGCAGCACTTCGGCGCCTGGCAGGGGGGCGGGCCGGCCAGCCCCGCCTGGCGGGAGGCCCCCGCGCGCCTGGCCACCCCCGGCATCTATCTCCTGGACCGGCCGGAGCTCACCCAAAGTGAAATCCGTATGGGCCATCTGGGCCTGCCCCGGAAGCACCCGGATTATTTCCCGGTGCGCCTCCTTAATTACATCCTGGGGGAGGGGGGCTTCTCCTCCCGCCTCATGACCCGCATCCGCTCGGAGCTGGGCCTCACCTACGGCATCCGCAGCACTTTTGCCTGGCGCCGGGCCCCGGGCCCCTTTGTCATCTCCACCTTCACCCCGGCGGACAACACCGCCTTGGCGGTCAAGGAGATCCGGCAGGTGGTGGAGGAGGTGCGGGAAGCCGGGGTGACGGCCCAGGAGCTGGCGGAGGCCCAGAGCTATTATATCGGCCACTTCCCCCTGGGGCTGGAGACCCCCCGGGCCCTGGCCCGCCAGGTCTTGAACATCGGCCTCCACGATCTGGGGCTGGATTACCTGGCCCGCTACCGGGAGAGGCTGGCCGCAGTGAGCCTTACGGAGGTGCGCCTTGCGGCACAAAGTCACCTGCACCCGGAGAACCTGGTGACCCTGGTGGTGGGGCCGGCGGCCCGGGTAAAGGAACCATTGGCTGAAATCGGCCCGGTGACGGAATTTCAGGCAGAATGA
- a CDS encoding ferredoxin produces the protein MAWRVEVDEDKCTGDEECVNVCPVGVFEMQEGKAVPVNEEECLGCESCIEVCPSGAITVTEV, from the coding sequence ATGGCTTGGCGTGTGGAAGTGGATGAAGATAAGTGCACCGGCGATGAGGAGTGCGTCAACGTCTGTCCGGTAGGTGTCTTCGAGATGCAGGAAGGCAAGGCTGTCCCGGTCAATGAGGAAGAGTGCCTGGGCTGCGAAAGCTGCATCGAGGTCTGCCCCTCCGGGGCCATCACCGTCACCGAGGTCTGA
- the dsrA gene encoding dissimilatory-type sulfite reductase subunit alpha, translating to MHKTPLLDQLESGPWPSFVKDLKRVAARKPQTADLLGVLERSYKDKITHWKHGGIVGVLGYGSGIIGRYTDLPDEFPGVEHFHTIRVNHPSAWMYTTKALRELCDIWDEHGSSVLNMHGSTGDIIFLGTRTEELEPCFAKLTAKGWDLGGSGSAFRSPSCCVGPARCEWAMYDTLEACYELTQEFQFDLHRPSYPYKYKLKLSGCPNDCVAAVARADCSVIGVWKDDIRIDQSAVQAYAGGELKPRGGATKWDKLDIQKDVVELCPTQCMSWDGKTLKINNRECNHCMHCINLMPQALRPGTERGAAFLLGSHAPILEGAQMSWVIVPFFEMEKPFDYLKELMTNIAEWWSEHGKNRERVGELILRLGMRSLLEAIGVEPAPQQVRIPRANPFFFWHQSDFDAEAKGRRYDTRQGFVR from the coding sequence ATGCACAAAACCCCGCTGTTGGATCAATTGGAGAGCGGCCCGTGGCCCAGCTTCGTGAAGGACCTGAAGCGGGTGGCCGCCCGGAAGCCGCAGACCGCGGACCTGTTGGGGGTTCTGGAGCGTTCCTACAAGGACAAAATCACCCACTGGAAACATGGCGGCATTGTGGGCGTCCTGGGGTACGGCTCCGGCATCATCGGCCGTTACACCGACCTGCCCGATGAATTTCCGGGCGTGGAACACTTCCACACCATCCGGGTGAACCATCCGTCCGCCTGGATGTACACCACCAAGGCCCTGCGGGAGCTGTGTGACATTTGGGATGAGCATGGTTCCTCCGTGTTGAACATGCATGGCTCCACCGGCGATATCATTTTCCTGGGCACCCGCACTGAAGAGCTGGAGCCCTGCTTTGCCAAGCTGACGGCCAAGGGCTGGGACCTGGGCGGCTCCGGTTCCGCTTTCCGGTCGCCCTCCTGCTGCGTCGGACCGGCCCGCTGCGAATGGGCCATGTATGACACCTTGGAGGCCTGCTACGAGCTCACCCAGGAGTTCCAGTTCGACCTGCACCGGCCCTCCTATCCATATAAATATAAGCTGAAGCTCTCCGGCTGCCCCAATGACTGCGTGGCCGCGGTGGCCCGGGCCGACTGCTCCGTCATCGGGGTGTGGAAGGACGACATCCGCATCGACCAGTCGGCGGTGCAGGCCTATGCCGGCGGTGAGCTCAAGCCCCGGGGCGGCGCCACCAAATGGGACAAGCTGGACATCCAGAAAGACGTGGTGGAGCTCTGCCCCACTCAGTGCATGAGCTGGGACGGCAAGACCCTGAAGATCAACAACCGGGAGTGCAACCACTGCATGCACTGCATCAACCTCATGCCCCAGGCGCTGCGGCCCGGCACTGAGCGGGGCGCTGCCTTCCTGCTGGGCTCCCATGCCCCCATCCTGGAAGGCGCCCAGATGAGCTGGGTCATCGTGCCCTTCTTTGAAATGGAGAAGCCCTTCGATTACCTGAAGGAGCTCATGACCAATATCGCCGAGTGGTGGTCTGAGCACGGCAAGAACCGGGAGCGGGTGGGCGAGCTCATCCTGCGGCTGGGCATGCGGTCGCTGCTGGAGGCCATCGGCGTGGAGCCGGCGCCTCAGCAGGTGCGCATCCCCCGGGCCAACCCCTTCTTCTTCTGGCATCAGTCTGACTTCGACGCCGAGGCCAAGGGCCGCCGTTACGACACCCGGCAGGGTTTTGTTCGCTAA
- a CDS encoding FKBP-type peptidyl-prolyl cis-trans isomerase, with translation MQVITPDKYVRLAYRLRLANGDYVRGSATEPAEMEFVAGVGEVLPGLERRLYGLSPEMGEVEFVVPKEEAFGEYQPDNVQIWSTKVFPPDMELKPGQKVLPAVLPFPPEYPLVIKEVRGDKVVLDLNHPLAGQDLYYQVRVLEIREPDPQELSHKKQCQACREEMEG, from the coding sequence ATGCAGGTGATTACTCCGGACAAATATGTCCGGCTGGCGTATCGGCTGCGGTTGGCCAATGGTGATTACGTGCGGGGCAGCGCCACCGAGCCCGCGGAAATGGAATTCGTGGCCGGGGTGGGGGAGGTCCTCCCCGGGTTGGAGCGCCGCCTCTACGGCCTCTCTCCGGAGATGGGAGAGGTGGAGTTTGTGGTTCCCAAGGAGGAGGCCTTCGGAGAGTATCAACCGGACAACGTGCAGATCTGGAGCACCAAGGTCTTTCCCCCGGACATGGAGCTCAAGCCCGGCCAGAAGGTGCTGCCGGCGGTGCTGCCCTTCCCGCCGGAGTACCCCCTGGTCATCAAGGAGGTGCGAGGAGACAAGGTGGTGTTGGACCTGAACCACCCCCTAGCGGGTCAGGACCTCTACTATCAGGTGCGGGTGCTGGAGATCCGGGAGCCTGATCCCCAGGAGCTCAGTCACAAAAAGCAGTGTCAAGCCTGCCGGGAAGAGATGGAGGGGTAA
- a CDS encoding DUF169 domain-containing protein — protein MSDLKTLSQELVQALNLAYEPVGVNLYREGDLLPPDLHLTNLSLKSFCQALTLAGQGQTLFLARDNMGCKLGTSVLGMEDQDMDRYLDDGVLEKYGVGLFASEEASAATIKDAIYLEKGKTKAILVAPVSALSELPQVVIFTADSEQVMWLLYAVNYERGGRINLPQSGGALGGCADITALPLLQGVPNITFLGLGCRIKAQVGPCHLMMGMPGQDLPRVAANIREMAKPIAMLRNALAKPTA, from the coding sequence ATGTCAGACCTGAAGACTCTTTCCCAGGAGCTGGTGCAGGCCCTGAATCTCGCCTACGAGCCGGTGGGCGTCAACCTCTACCGGGAAGGGGACCTGCTCCCCCCGGACCTGCACCTCACCAACCTGAGCCTGAAGAGCTTCTGCCAGGCCCTGACCCTGGCCGGGCAGGGCCAGACTCTGTTTCTGGCCCGGGACAACATGGGCTGCAAGCTGGGCACCTCAGTCCTGGGCATGGAAGACCAGGACATGGACCGCTATCTGGATGACGGCGTCCTGGAGAAATATGGCGTGGGGCTCTTTGCCAGCGAGGAGGCCTCCGCGGCCACCATCAAGGACGCCATCTATTTGGAGAAGGGGAAAACCAAGGCGATACTGGTGGCTCCGGTGTCGGCTTTGTCCGAGCTCCCCCAGGTGGTGATCTTCACCGCCGACAGCGAGCAGGTCATGTGGCTTTTGTATGCGGTGAATTATGAAAGGGGCGGCCGCATAAACCTGCCCCAGTCCGGGGGAGCCTTGGGCGGCTGCGCCGACATCACCGCCCTGCCGCTGCTCCAGGGGGTCCCCAATATCACCTTCCTCGGCCTGGGCTGCCGCATCAAGGCCCAGGTGGGGCCCTGCCACCTGATGATGGGTATGCCGGGCCAGGACCTCCCCCGGGTGGCGGCCAACATCCGGGAAATGGCCAAGCCCATCGCCATGCTGCGCAATGCGCTGGCCAAACCGACGGCCTGA
- a CDS encoding cobyrinate a,c-diamide synthase, whose translation MDRPCPRLLLAALRGGAGKTTLTLGLLAAWHSQGRVVVPFKKGPDYIDPAWHALAAGRPSHNLDPFLMEGAQIMAVVRRHARTADCLLIEGNRGLYDGLDAEGTYSTAELAKLLTVPVVLVVDCTMATRTVAALVLGCQHFDPQVPLRGVILNQIARPRHEAILRHSIERYCGVPVLGALPRLKCAVFPERHMGLVPPQEHAAAIRAVTTARELAEKYLDLEGLWQVAQQAPPLPLGPWPEAVAEAEGEPVTVGIIRDSAFQFYYTENLEALAAAGARLVELNALEVATLPADLDALYIGGGFPETHAQALSENVRFREEIRRRAQQGLPIYAECGGLMYLGAAIRTLEGERFPMVGIFPFDFVMGRKPQGHGYTILEVETDNPFFPLGSRLKGHEFHYSRIQPEPGPTDALAFRVIRGAGVGGQRDGLLYKNVLATYTHLHALGAPQWAPALVARAREYRHARLARPAGEPALPKEPELRATHRPLGEGPLFH comes from the coding sequence ATGGACCGGCCCTGCCCCCGATTGCTCCTGGCAGCTCTCCGGGGTGGGGCCGGCAAAACCACCCTGACCCTGGGCCTGCTGGCAGCCTGGCATAGCCAGGGAAGGGTAGTTGTGCCCTTCAAAAAGGGGCCCGACTACATCGACCCGGCGTGGCACGCTCTGGCCGCCGGCAGACCCAGCCATAACCTGGACCCCTTCCTCATGGAGGGGGCCCAGATTATGGCCGTGGTGAGGCGCCACGCCCGCACTGCCGATTGCCTCCTCATCGAGGGCAACCGGGGGCTCTACGACGGCCTGGACGCGGAGGGCACCTACAGCACCGCCGAGCTGGCCAAGCTGCTCACGGTGCCCGTGGTGCTGGTGGTGGACTGCACCATGGCCACCCGCACCGTGGCCGCCCTGGTGTTGGGCTGTCAGCACTTCGACCCCCAGGTGCCCTTACGGGGCGTCATCCTCAACCAGATCGCCCGCCCCCGCCACGAAGCCATCCTGCGCCACAGCATCGAGCGCTACTGCGGCGTGCCGGTGCTGGGGGCCCTGCCGCGCCTTAAGTGCGCCGTCTTTCCGGAACGCCACATGGGGCTGGTGCCCCCCCAGGAACATGCCGCCGCCATCCGGGCCGTCACCACCGCCCGGGAGCTGGCGGAAAAATACCTGGACCTGGAAGGGCTCTGGCAGGTGGCCCAGCAGGCGCCCCCCCTGCCCCTCGGCCCCTGGCCGGAAGCGGTGGCAGAAGCGGAGGGAGAACCGGTCACCGTCGGCATCATCCGGGACTCCGCCTTCCAGTTCTACTACACCGAGAACCTGGAGGCCTTGGCGGCCGCCGGCGCCCGGCTGGTGGAGCTCAATGCCCTGGAGGTGGCCACCCTGCCGGCAGACCTGGACGCCCTGTACATCGGCGGCGGCTTCCCGGAGACCCACGCCCAGGCCCTGAGCGAAAATGTCCGCTTCCGGGAGGAGATCCGGCGCCGGGCGCAGCAGGGCCTTCCCATCTACGCCGAATGCGGCGGCCTGATGTACCTGGGGGCCGCCATCCGCACCCTGGAAGGCGAGCGCTTCCCCATGGTGGGCATCTTCCCCTTCGACTTTGTCATGGGACGAAAACCCCAGGGGCACGGCTACACCATCCTGGAGGTGGAGACGGACAACCCCTTCTTCCCCTTAGGGAGCCGCCTCAAAGGCCACGAATTTCATTACTCCCGCATCCAGCCGGAACCCGGACCCACCGATGCCCTGGCCTTCCGGGTGATCCGGGGGGCCGGCGTGGGAGGCCAGCGGGACGGACTGCTGTATAAGAACGTGCTGGCCACCTATACCCATCTCCACGCCTTGGGCGCCCCTCAGTGGGCTCCGGCCTTGGTGGCCCGGGCCCGGGAGTACCGCCACGCTCGCCTAGCCCGGCCGGCTGGGGAGCCGGCCTTGCCAAAAGAGCCCGAGCTGAGGGCCACCCACCGCCCCCTGGGGGAGGGGCCACTTTTTCATTGA
- the dsrB gene encoding dissimilatory-type sulfite reductase subunit beta, with amino-acid sequence MTEPERKTDIGPPHYGQFLHPVIKANYGKWKYHEIIEPGVLMHVSETGDKLYSVRVGSGRLVSTDFVREACDLADKYSQGHFRFTSRHNMEFFLTDLSQLPALKADLAAKGWPIGGTGHSVTSIVHTQGWVHCHTPAIDASGIVKAVMDDLFEYFGKHDLPAQVRIALACCLNMCGAVHCSDIAICGVHRTPPKILHDKLRHLCEIPTTIASCPTGAIRPHPDKSLKSVIVNEERCMYCGNCYTMCPAMPCFDAEKGGVAILVGGKVSNSKTPPAFSRLAIPWIPNNPPRWPETVAAIRKILTKYAEGANKWERVGEWIERIGWERFFEVCDIPFTFQHIDDYKFQAYDTYRTSMHFKF; translated from the coding sequence ATGACCGAACCCGAACGCAAAACTGATATCGGCCCACCGCATTATGGGCAGTTTCTCCATCCCGTCATCAAGGCCAACTATGGCAAATGGAAATATCATGAAATCATTGAGCCCGGCGTGCTCATGCACGTCTCCGAGACCGGGGACAAGCTCTATTCCGTGCGCGTGGGCTCCGGCCGGTTGGTGAGCACCGACTTTGTCCGGGAGGCCTGCGACCTGGCGGACAAATACAGCCAGGGGCACTTCCGCTTCACCAGCCGCCACAACATGGAATTCTTCCTCACTGATCTGTCCCAGCTGCCGGCTCTTAAGGCCGACCTGGCCGCCAAGGGCTGGCCCATCGGCGGCACCGGGCACTCGGTGACCAGCATCGTCCACACCCAGGGCTGGGTGCATTGCCACACCCCGGCCATCGACGCCTCCGGCATCGTCAAGGCGGTGATGGACGACCTCTTCGAGTATTTCGGCAAGCATGACCTGCCGGCCCAGGTGCGCATCGCTTTGGCCTGCTGCCTCAACATGTGCGGCGCGGTGCACTGCTCCGACATCGCCATCTGCGGCGTGCATCGCACCCCGCCCAAGATTCTCCATGACAAGCTGCGCCACCTGTGCGAAATCCCCACCACCATCGCCTCTTGCCCCACCGGCGCCATCCGGCCCCATCCGGACAAGAGCTTAAAGAGCGTCATCGTGAACGAAGAGCGCTGCATGTACTGCGGCAACTGCTACACCATGTGCCCGGCCATGCCGTGCTTCGACGCCGAAAAGGGCGGCGTCGCCATCCTGGTGGGCGGCAAGGTGTCCAACTCCAAGACCCCGCCGGCCTTCTCCCGGCTGGCCATTCCGTGGATTCCCAACAATCCGCCCCGCTGGCCGGAAACCGTGGCCGCCATCCGCAAGATCCTCACCAAGTACGCCGAAGGCGCCAACAAGTGGGAGCGCGTCGGCGAGTGGATCGAGCGCATCGGCTGGGAGCGCTTCTTCGAGGTCTGCGACATCCCCTTCACCTTCCAGCATATTGACGACTATAAGTTCCAGGCGTATGATACTTATAGGACGTCCATGCACTTCAAATTCTGA